The bacterium genome segment GTGCTATACTTTAAATATGTTTAATCCGCAGTACAAAATGACAGATGAAATCGTCAGTTTGCTCACGGAAATTGCCGAAGCGAAAGCGGTTATTGAACGTGCTAAGATTTTGCCGAAGCAAGAATTGCGCTTAAGACGGCAAGCGATGGTTCGTATGGCGCATGCGTCTACTGGAATTGAAGGAAATGAACTAAATATTCATCAGGTGGAAGCACTTGCCAATCACAAGAAAATTGATGCCACGGCCAGGGATATCTATGAGGTTGAAAACTACTTAAATGCTTTGCGATATATTTCTAAAGTTGTAGAAAAGAAAGATTCTATTTCGCAAAAAGTCTTATTAAAAATTCATCAATTTGTAACAAATAAAACACTGTCGGATGCGCAATCCGGGCACTTTCGTACAAGTCCGGTTTATGTTGTACGTCGAAGATTGGGGATGCCGGATGATATTGTTTATACCGCGCCAGAGGCGAAAAAAGTAGTTGCGCTTGTGGGGGATTTGATTAAGTGGATACAAGAAAGCAAAAGAAAGGAAATTAATCCCGTGATCGTTGCCGGTGTTGTGCATCAAG includes the following:
- a CDS encoding Fic family protein; translation: MFNPQYKMTDEIVSLLTEIAEAKAVIERAKILPKQELRLRRQAMVRMAHASTGIEGNELNIHQVEALANHKKIDATARDIYEVENYLNALRYISKVVEKKDSISQKVLLKIHQFVTNKTLSDAQSGHFRTSPVYVVRRRLGMPDDIVYTAPEAKKVVALVGDLIKWIQESKRKEINPVIVAGVVHQEIASIHPFVDGNGRTARALATLVLYERGYDFRRLFALEDFYNEDRPSYYQAINIGKNYEERKTDLTGWLTYFVTGFKKEIDHVRSQVITLGRKGVDVGVESQVYLEPEQIKILDFLEGVGRITVKDVVDILNCPKRTAQFNLLKLKKIKLITQVGRGPTTAYIVSE